From Polynucleobacter sp. JS-JIR-II-b4, a single genomic window includes:
- the rplX gene encoding 50S ribosomal protein L24, whose amino-acid sequence MKKIRKGDSVVLLTGRDKGKQGTVTAVLENKLVIEGVNIYKKSVKPNPAAGVTGGMIDKTMPVHISNVAVVDGNGKPSRVGIKLVDGKKQRFLKTTGATLSA is encoded by the coding sequence AAAAGATTCGTAAAGGTGATTCCGTAGTTCTGTTGACTGGCCGCGATAAGGGCAAGCAAGGAACTGTTACAGCCGTTCTCGAGAACAAGTTAGTGATCGAAGGCGTAAATATTTATAAAAAGAGCGTTAAGCCAAATCCAGCAGCCGGTGTTACTGGCGGCATGATTGACAAGACGATGCCTGTTCACATTTCTAATGTGGCTGTGGTTGACGGTAACGGCAAACCATCACGTGTTGGTATCAAACTCGTTGATGGCAAAAAGCAACGTTTCCTCAAAACCACTGGCGCAACTTTAAGCGCATAA
- the rplE gene encoding 50S ribosomal protein L5 produces MSTRFQEHYQAKVVADLIAKFGYKSVMEVPRITKVTLNMGLGDAVNDKKIIENAVGDLTKVAGQKPVVTKAKKAIAGFKIRQGYPIGAMVTLRGARMYEFLDRFVTVALPRVRDFRGISGKAFDGRGNYNIGVKEQIIFPEIEYDKIDALRGLNISITTTAKTDEEAKALLAAFKFPFRN; encoded by the coding sequence ATGAGCACACGTTTTCAAGAGCACTATCAAGCTAAAGTTGTTGCAGATTTGATCGCCAAATTTGGTTACAAATCTGTAATGGAAGTTCCACGTATCACTAAGGTAACCCTGAATATGGGCTTGGGCGATGCAGTGAACGACAAGAAGATTATCGAAAATGCAGTTGGCGATTTAACTAAAGTTGCGGGCCAAAAGCCAGTTGTAACTAAAGCGAAAAAAGCGATTGCAGGTTTCAAAATTCGTCAAGGCTACCCAATCGGTGCCATGGTGACATTGCGTGGTGCACGCATGTACGAATTCTTGGATCGTTTCGTTACTGTTGCATTGCCACGCGTACGTGACTTCCGCGGTATTTCTGGTAAAGCATTTGACGGCCGTGGAAACTACAACATCGGCGTTAAAGAACAGATCATTTTCCCTGAAATCGAATACGACAAAATTGATGCCCTCCGTGGTCTCAATATCAGTATTACGACGACTGCTAAAACCGACGAAGAAGCAAAAGCTTTGTTGGCAGCATTCAAATTCCCTTTCCGCAATTAA
- the rpsN gene encoding 30S ribosomal protein S14, which produces MAKLSLIERENKRAKTVEKYAAKRAELKAIIADQSRSDEERYEARLKLQALPRNASPIRQRNRCSLTGRPRGTFRKFGLARSKIREIAFRGEIPGLTKASW; this is translated from the coding sequence GTGGCAAAACTATCCCTGATTGAGCGCGAGAATAAGCGCGCAAAAACTGTAGAGAAGTACGCTGCCAAGCGTGCTGAACTCAAAGCGATCATTGCTGATCAATCACGCAGCGATGAAGAGCGCTATGAAGCTCGCTTGAAGCTACAGGCACTTCCACGTAACGCAAGCCCGATTCGTCAAAGAAATCGTTGTTCATTAACCGGTCGCCCACGTGGCACATTCCGTAAATTCGGTTTGGCTCGTAGCAAGATTCGTGAAATCGCCTTCCGTGGCGAAATCCCCGGTTTAACCAAGGCCAGCTGGTAA
- the rpsH gene encoding 30S ribosomal protein S8: MSISDPIADMLTRIRNAQAVQKPVVLMPSSKVKVAIAKVLQDEGYIESFEIKGEAAKPVLHIDLKYYAGRPVIERIDRVSTPSLRIYKGRHDIPEVMNGLGIAIISTPQGVMTDRKARATGVGGEVICYVA, encoded by the coding sequence ATGAGTATCAGCGATCCAATCGCCGACATGTTGACAAGGATCCGCAATGCGCAAGCAGTGCAGAAACCCGTAGTCTTGATGCCGTCGTCAAAAGTTAAAGTAGCCATCGCAAAAGTTTTGCAAGATGAAGGCTATATCGAAAGTTTCGAAATCAAAGGTGAAGCAGCTAAGCCAGTGCTCCACATTGATCTCAAATACTATGCAGGCCGTCCTGTTATTGAGCGTATTGACCGTGTGTCTACACCAAGTCTGCGTATCTATAAAGGCCGTCATGACATTCCAGAAGTAATGAATGGCTTGGGCATTGCAATTATTTCAACCCCTCAAGGCGTAATGACAGACCGTAAAGCACGTGCAACAGGCGTGGGCGGCGAAGTTATTTGCTACGTAGCTTAA
- the rplF gene encoding 50S ribosomal protein L6, giving the protein MSRVGKSPITVPKGAEISINGANVTVKGPLGTLTHNLHPSVGLKQEDGVLTVVLNNNSPEAGAQSGTARALVNNMVVGVTAGFERKLSLVGVGYRAAAQGETLKLQLGFSHDIIYNLPKGVKAETPTQTEIIIKGSNKQQVGQVAAEVRAYRSPEPYKGKGVRYVDEVVHLKETKKK; this is encoded by the coding sequence ATGTCCCGCGTAGGTAAATCACCAATTACAGTCCCTAAGGGCGCTGAGATCAGCATCAACGGTGCAAACGTGACTGTTAAGGGCCCATTGGGCACTTTGACACACAACTTGCATCCTTCTGTTGGTTTGAAACAAGAAGATGGCGTATTGACAGTTGTTTTAAATAACAACTCACCAGAAGCTGGTGCACAGTCAGGTACAGCCCGTGCTTTGGTTAACAACATGGTTGTTGGCGTGACTGCTGGCTTTGAGCGCAAGCTCAGCTTGGTAGGCGTTGGTTATCGTGCTGCTGCTCAAGGCGAAACATTGAAATTGCAGTTAGGTTTCTCACACGACATTATTTACAACCTGCCAAAGGGTGTGAAGGCTGAGACTCCAACTCAAACTGAAATCATTATCAAAGGTTCCAACAAGCAGCAAGTTGGCCAGGTCGCAGCTGAAGTTCGCGCATACCGTTCACCAGAGCCATACAAAGGCAAGGGTGTTCGCTACGTGGATGAGGTTGTGCATCTGAAAGAAACTAAGAAGAAGTAA
- the rplR gene encoding 50S ribosomal protein L18, whose product MNKDESRQRRARQTRIRIAEALANRLTVIRSNTHISAQVYSPCGTKVVAAASTMEKDLRQAIKNGGNAEAAKQIGKLVAERAVKAGIVDVAFDRSGHRYHGRIKALAEAAREAGLKF is encoded by the coding sequence ATGAATAAAGACGAATCCAGACAAAGACGCGCTAGGCAGACTCGTATTCGCATTGCCGAAGCATTGGCAAATCGCTTAACAGTTATCCGTAGCAATACTCATATTTCTGCTCAGGTTTATAGCCCATGCGGAACCAAAGTTGTAGCAGCTGCTTCAACAATGGAAAAAGATTTGCGCCAAGCGATCAAAAACGGCGGCAACGCTGAAGCGGCAAAACAAATCGGCAAGTTAGTTGCTGAGCGTGCTGTTAAAGCAGGCATTGTTGATGTTGCGTTTGATCGTTCCGGTCATCGTTATCACGGCCGTATTAAGGCCTTAGCTGAAGCTGCGCGTGAAGCCGGCCTGAAGTTCTAA
- the rpsE gene encoding 30S ribosomal protein S5, protein MAKMQTKMQNEERDDGLREKMIAVNRVTKVVKGGRILGFAALTVVGDGDGRIGMGKGKSKEVPVAVQKAMDEARRKMIKVTLRKGTLQHTVTGQHGASRVLISPAKDGTGIIAGGPMRAIFDVMGVTNVVAKSLGSTNPYNLVRATIDGLSKMSTPAEIAAKRGKSVEEILG, encoded by the coding sequence ATGGCAAAAATGCAAACTAAGATGCAAAACGAAGAGCGTGATGATGGTCTTCGCGAGAAGATGATCGCTGTTAATCGTGTAACTAAAGTGGTTAAAGGCGGTCGTATTCTCGGCTTCGCTGCACTCACTGTAGTTGGCGATGGCGATGGCCGCATCGGTATGGGCAAAGGCAAATCAAAAGAAGTTCCGGTTGCCGTTCAAAAAGCAATGGACGAAGCTCGTCGCAAGATGATCAAAGTAACTTTGCGTAAAGGTACTTTGCAGCACACCGTTACTGGTCAGCATGGCGCTTCACGCGTTTTGATTTCACCAGCTAAAGATGGTACTGGAATTATTGCTGGCGGACCAATGCGTGCGATTTTCGACGTAATGGGTGTAACTAACGTGGTTGCTAAGTCACTTGGCTCTACAAACCCATACAACTTGGTTCGTGCAACCATTGATGGTTTGAGCAAGATGAGTACTCCTGCTGAGATTGCTGCTAAGCGCGGTAAATCAGTTGAAGAGATTCTCGGCTAA
- the rpmD gene encoding 50S ribosomal protein L30, with the protein MTTSNSKVKLQLVRSLIGTRESHRATVRGLGLRRINSVSELEDTPAVRGMINKVSYLVKVVG; encoded by the coding sequence ATGACAACATCTAACTCCAAAGTCAAACTGCAATTAGTACGCAGCTTGATCGGTACACGCGAAAGCCACCGTGCAACTGTACGAGGCTTAGGCCTTCGTCGCATCAATTCAGTTTCTGAATTGGAAGACACTCCAGCTGTTCGCGGCATGATTAATAAAGTTTCTTATCTAGTTAAAGTCGTTGGCTAA
- the rplO gene encoding 50S ribosomal protein L15 translates to MQLNTIKPAEGSKKNRRRVGRGIGSGLGKTAGRGHKGQKSRSGGFHKVGFEGGQMPMYRRLPKRGFVSLTRRHVGQVTLNDLAKINLPEVDLLVLRAHGFAGEQINAVKVIKTGELKIAVTLKGITATAGAKAAIEAAGGKLVELV, encoded by the coding sequence ATGCAACTCAATACAATTAAACCTGCAGAAGGCTCCAAGAAAAACCGTCGTCGCGTTGGTCGCGGCATTGGTTCTGGTCTTGGTAAAACTGCTGGCCGCGGTCACAAAGGTCAAAAATCCCGTTCTGGTGGTTTCCATAAAGTCGGATTTGAAGGCGGTCAGATGCCTATGTATCGTCGTTTGCCAAAACGCGGTTTCGTGTCTTTGACACGTCGTCACGTTGGTCAAGTTACCTTGAATGACTTAGCAAAAATCAACTTGCCAGAAGTAGACTTATTGGTATTGAGAGCTCACGGCTTTGCTGGTGAGCAAATCAATGCGGTTAAGGTTATCAAGACTGGCGAGCTAAAGATTGCTGTAACCCTCAAGGGCATCACAGCAACTGCCGGTGCAAAAGCAGCTATTGAAGCTGCTGGTGGCAAATTGGTTGAATTGGTTTAA
- the secY gene encoding preprotein translocase subunit SecY has translation MALAPTNNANTAATGGKFGELRQRLIFLVLALLVFRLGAHIPVPGIDPDQLAQLFSGQKDGILGMFNLFSGGALSRFTVFALGIMPYISASIIMQLMTIVVPSLESLKKEGQAGQRKITQYTRYGTVFLATFQALGISVALQAQPGLVINPGLMFELNTVVTLVTGTMFLMWLGEQITERGLGNGISIIIFGGIVSGLPNALASLLELVRTGSMNIISALLIVVICVAVTYFVVFVERGQRRILVNYAKRQVGNKIYGGQSSYFPLKLNMAGVIPPIFASSIILFPATIAGWFTSGEPTNMFSRVIKDLAATLAPGQPVYTILYAAAIIFFCFFYTALVFNSRETAENLKKSGAFVPGIRPGDQTGRYIDKILVRLTLAGSIYMVLVCLLPEFLVLKYNVPFYFGGTSLLIIVVVAMDFMAQVQSYVMQQQYGSLMKKANFKMGA, from the coding sequence ATGGCATTAGCACCTACCAATAACGCAAACACTGCAGCAACAGGTGGCAAGTTTGGCGAATTACGCCAACGCTTGATTTTCCTGGTGCTGGCTTTGCTCGTGTTCCGTTTGGGTGCTCATATTCCAGTCCCTGGAATTGATCCCGACCAATTGGCGCAGTTGTTTTCTGGCCAAAAAGACGGCATCTTGGGAATGTTTAACTTGTTCTCAGGTGGCGCCTTATCTCGTTTCACTGTATTTGCTTTGGGTATCATGCCGTATATCTCTGCGTCGATCATCATGCAGTTGATGACGATTGTTGTTCCATCTTTAGAGTCGTTGAAAAAAGAAGGCCAAGCAGGTCAACGCAAGATTACTCAATACACTCGCTACGGCACAGTATTTTTGGCAACATTTCAGGCATTAGGCATTTCTGTTGCGTTGCAAGCCCAGCCAGGTTTAGTAATTAACCCAGGCTTGATGTTTGAGCTCAATACTGTAGTTACTTTGGTAACCGGCACAATGTTCTTAATGTGGCTTGGTGAGCAAATTACTGAGCGTGGTCTTGGTAACGGTATCTCCATTATTATTTTCGGCGGTATTGTTTCAGGCCTACCAAATGCGCTAGCAAGCTTGTTAGAGTTGGTTCGCACCGGCTCAATGAATATTATTTCTGCATTGCTCATCGTTGTTATCTGCGTAGCGGTGACTTATTTTGTAGTGTTTGTAGAGCGCGGTCAGCGCCGTATCTTAGTGAACTACGCTAAGCGTCAAGTGGGTAACAAGATTTATGGTGGCCAGTCCTCTTACTTCCCATTGAAGTTAAACATGGCTGGCGTTATTCCTCCAATTTTTGCATCATCGATTATTTTGTTCCCTGCGACTATTGCCGGCTGGTTTACATCAGGCGAGCCGACCAATATGTTCAGTAGAGTTATTAAGGATTTGGCAGCCACTTTGGCTCCAGGTCAGCCCGTTTACACGATTTTGTATGCAGCAGCGATTATTTTCTTCTGTTTCTTTTATACCGCATTGGTATTTAATAGCCGTGAAACTGCCGAGAACTTGAAGAAGAGTGGCGCATTTGTTCCGGGTATTCGTCCAGGTGATCAGACAGGGCGTTATATCGACAAGATCTTAGTGCGTTTGACTCTAGCTGGCTCTATTTATATGGTTCTAGTTTGCCTGTTGCCAGAATTCTTGGTCTTGAAGTACAACGTGCCGTTTTATTTCGGTGGTACTTCATTGTTGATTATTGTTGTTGTTGCAATGGATTTCATGGCTCAAGTTCAGTCATATGTGATGCAACAGCAGTACGGCTCTTTGATGAAGAAGGCTAACTTCAAGATGGGCGCTTAA